In one Vidua chalybeata isolate OUT-0048 chromosome 4, bVidCha1 merged haplotype, whole genome shotgun sequence genomic region, the following are encoded:
- the FASTKD5 gene encoding FAST kinase domain-containing protein 5, mitochondrial isoform X1, whose translation MFFSSCLVMLSCDTEAEAFPCLSSSSEGIPSLLQNSLNSGETCPEYLEAVLSPTKLRSMATVLMCRRLPRLSRVTAFSTTAKRKAERGSSKSKKEKRDKPGAAKTGTQSGATIQLLKPQDYRVLYNPAAYAKGRAGSQQHVDRDGSQALGDTFTGPGTAQALQTFPTASSRALAPVRNALPKPKSSTLLEQTVLASLDKEEAEKEKREVHNSKEDPRTFQKGRPEYRPLTCDSAEPAQTLPAEEGDSILQSVAGCEGSPGILTDYFLKLSRLPAERRAALVSDPRFSALCHCAVTAIRLFSTPDLIQILKACVPLAVPASHPLLNACEAEFCRRAWDMGLEQLLLVADCWRCLDRSVPSYLGILFSYANLHWKDLTLPQFVQLLYIIGEGRRSPADLVQKVESTILKHMDAFTLEELGAICLGLFKSLSGISEHVMRRIADRVSLQMEDMSTYALVNVLKMLRYTRMDHLPLMRELGRVIPARIPATNIQGIMHITLTYSSLHFFDEDVLAAVATSLPSKVSYCRSKDAAKFLWSFGCLDYEPPNEEEFYSSLIKQLHAKLHEFSKFPEHLLTALLGLAFVKRFPEELIDLALREEFVQKTRGSKYELNKDLFTLGKSVEIECPTYRGSRLTPQLCQEFTEMVSGFAEREIYVRPEIVEATSLLESMLGGPEYVKNHMILPHTRSSDLEVRLAADGRPIPFNFKDPVTARKLKDVGVSLTDDLMSQLIQGRADSQSPTEVGNEARIPRQERGDTTGTPCLGGALSAGATSQAEPKPGLWQPGQVRLALQVSNRNHFCYSSRRLLGLHCLKRRQLRLLGYVVVEIPFWEWFPLLKRTRSEKLSYLHYKVFCPALLTRAG comes from the exons ATgttcttttccagctgtttggTGATGCTCAGCTGTGACACTGAAGCGGAGGCGTTTCCATGCCTGAGCAGCTCCTCTGAGGGcattcccagcctgctccaaaaCTCCCTGAATTCTGGAGAGACCTGCCCAgag TACCTGGAAGCAGTTCTGAGCCCCACTAAGTTGAGATCCATGGCTACGGTGCTAATGTGCCGAAGATtgcccaggctgagcagggTGACAGCGTTTTCGACCACAGCCAAGCGCAAGGCCGAGCGTGGAAGCAGcaaaagcaagaaggaaaagcGAGATaagccaggagcagccaagaCTGGGACCCAGTCAGGGGCTACAATCCAGCTGCTGAAGCCACAGGACTACAGAGTGTTGTATAATCCAGCTGCCTATGCcaaaggcagggctggctcccagcagcacgTGGATAGGGATGGCAGCCAGGCCCTCGGTGACACGTTCACCGGCCCTGGCACCGCGCAGGCTCTGCAGACATTCCCCACTGCCTCTTCCCGAGCTTTGGCGCCTGTCAGGAATGCCCTGCCCAAGCCCAAGTCCAGCACGCTCCTGGAGCAGACCGTCCTGGCCTCGCTGGACaaggaggaagcagagaaggaaaaacgGGAAGTGCACAACTCCAAGGAGGATCCCCGCACGTTCCAGAAGGGGAGGCCTGAGTACAGACCTCTCACCTGTGACAGTGCTGAGCCAGCACAGACCCTCCCTGCAGAGGAAGGGGACTCGATTTTACAGAGTGTGGCCGGGTGTGAGGGCAGCCCGGGAATTCTCACGGATTATTTCCTCAAGCTGAGCCGTCTGCCGGCGGAGCGACGCGCAGCGCTGGTGTCCGATCCCAGGTTCAGTGCCCTGTGCCACTGTGCTGTCACAGCCATCAGGTTGTTCAGCACCCCAGATCTCATCCAGATTTTAAAGGCTTGTGTCCCTTTGGCCGTGCCAGCCTCCCACCCCCTGCTCAACGCGTGCGAGGCCGAGTTCTGCCGGCGGGCGTGGGACatgggcctggagcagctgctgctggtggcggATTGCTGGCGCTGCCTGGACCGCAGCGTGCCCTCCTACCTGGGCATTCTGTTCAGCTATGCCAACCTGCACTGGAAGGACCTCACCTTGCCCCAGTTTGTGCAGCTCCTTTACATCATCGGGGAAGGCCGGAGGTCGCCCGCGGACTTGGTGCAGAAGGTGGAGAGCACGATCCTGAAGCACATGGACGCCTTCACCTTGGAGGAGCTGGGTGCCATCTGCTTGGGGCTCTTCAAGTCCCTCAGTGGGATTTCTGAGCACGTCATGAGGAGGATTGCAGACAGGGTGTCCCTGCAGATGGAGGACATGAGCACCTACGCCTTGGTGAACGTGCTCAAGATGCTGCGCTACACCCGCATGGACCACCTGCCCCTCATGAGGGAGCTCGGGAGGGTGATTCCTGCTCGGATTCCTGCAACAAACATCCAGGGCATCATGCACATCACTCTTACCTATTCATCCCTGCACTTCTTTGACGAGGATGTCTTGGCTGCTGTAGCCACCTCGTTGCCTTCCAAGGTGTCCTACTGCCGGAGCAAGGATGCTGCCAAATTCCTGTGGTCGTTTGGGTGCCTGGACTATGAACCTCCCAACGAGGAGGAGTTTTACTCCAGCCTGATAAAGCAATTGCATGCAAAACTCCATGAGTTTAGCAAGTTTCCAGAGCATCTCCTTACTGCTCTGCTTGGCCTGGCATTTGTCAAACGcttcccagaggagctgataGACTTGGCTTTGAGGGAGGAGTTTGTCCAGAAAACCAGAGGTAGCAAATACGAGCTCAACAAGGACCTGTTCACCCTTGGTAAGAGCGTGGAAATCGAGTGCCCGACCTACCGAGGCAGCCGCCTCACACCTCAGCTTTGTCAGGAGTTCACTGAGATGGTCTCAGGCTTTGCAGAGCGGGAAATCTACGTCAGGCCTGAAATCGTGGAAGCCACGTCCCTCCTGGAGAGCATGTTGGGAGGCCCTGAGTATGTGAAGAACCACATGATCCTGCCCCACACCAGGTCCAGCGACCTGGAGGTGCGTTTGGCCGCGGATGGACGTCCCATCCCTTTCAACTTCAAGGACCCTGTGACAGCCCGGAAGCTGAAAGACGTGGGAGTTAGTCTGACAGATGATTTAATGTCTCAGCTCATACAGGGGAGAGCTGATAGCCAGAGTCCCACAGAAGTGGGAAATGAAGCCAGGATTCCCAGACAGGAGAGAGGGGACACAACAGGCACACCGTGCTTGGGTGGAGCCCTTTCTGCAGGTGCCACATCACAGGCTGAGCCTAAACCAGGGCTCTGGCAGCCTGGGCAAGTGAGGCTGGCGCTGCAGGTGTCCAACAGGAACCACTTCTGCTACAGCTCCAGgcggctgctggggctgcactgcCTGAAGCGGCGGCAGCTGCGGCTGCTGGGCTACGTGGTGGTGGAGATTCCCTTCTGGGAATGGTTCCCTCTGCTCAAGCGCACGCGCTCCGAGAAGCTCAGCTACCTCCACTACAAAGTGttctgcccagcactgctcaccagGGCTGGCTAG
- the FASTKD5 gene encoding FAST kinase domain-containing protein 5, mitochondrial isoform X2, whose product MEGALGAAGLDFLGSVTFHSREELYLEAVLSPTKLRSMATVLMCRRLPRLSRVTAFSTTAKRKAERGSSKSKKEKRDKPGAAKTGTQSGATIQLLKPQDYRVLYNPAAYAKGRAGSQQHVDRDGSQALGDTFTGPGTAQALQTFPTASSRALAPVRNALPKPKSSTLLEQTVLASLDKEEAEKEKREVHNSKEDPRTFQKGRPEYRPLTCDSAEPAQTLPAEEGDSILQSVAGCEGSPGILTDYFLKLSRLPAERRAALVSDPRFSALCHCAVTAIRLFSTPDLIQILKACVPLAVPASHPLLNACEAEFCRRAWDMGLEQLLLVADCWRCLDRSVPSYLGILFSYANLHWKDLTLPQFVQLLYIIGEGRRSPADLVQKVESTILKHMDAFTLEELGAICLGLFKSLSGISEHVMRRIADRVSLQMEDMSTYALVNVLKMLRYTRMDHLPLMRELGRVIPARIPATNIQGIMHITLTYSSLHFFDEDVLAAVATSLPSKVSYCRSKDAAKFLWSFGCLDYEPPNEEEFYSSLIKQLHAKLHEFSKFPEHLLTALLGLAFVKRFPEELIDLALREEFVQKTRGSKYELNKDLFTLGKSVEIECPTYRGSRLTPQLCQEFTEMVSGFAEREIYVRPEIVEATSLLESMLGGPEYVKNHMILPHTRSSDLEVRLAADGRPIPFNFKDPVTARKLKDVGVSLTDDLMSQLIQGRADSQSPTEVGNEARIPRQERGDTTGTPCLGGALSAGATSQAEPKPGLWQPGQVRLALQVSNRNHFCYSSRRLLGLHCLKRRQLRLLGYVVVEIPFWEWFPLLKRTRSEKLSYLHYKVFCPALLTRAG is encoded by the exons ATGGAaggggctctgggagcagcagggctggatttcCTGGGGAGTGTCACCTTTCACAGCAGGGAGGAGTTG TACCTGGAAGCAGTTCTGAGCCCCACTAAGTTGAGATCCATGGCTACGGTGCTAATGTGCCGAAGATtgcccaggctgagcagggTGACAGCGTTTTCGACCACAGCCAAGCGCAAGGCCGAGCGTGGAAGCAGcaaaagcaagaaggaaaagcGAGATaagccaggagcagccaagaCTGGGACCCAGTCAGGGGCTACAATCCAGCTGCTGAAGCCACAGGACTACAGAGTGTTGTATAATCCAGCTGCCTATGCcaaaggcagggctggctcccagcagcacgTGGATAGGGATGGCAGCCAGGCCCTCGGTGACACGTTCACCGGCCCTGGCACCGCGCAGGCTCTGCAGACATTCCCCACTGCCTCTTCCCGAGCTTTGGCGCCTGTCAGGAATGCCCTGCCCAAGCCCAAGTCCAGCACGCTCCTGGAGCAGACCGTCCTGGCCTCGCTGGACaaggaggaagcagagaaggaaaaacgGGAAGTGCACAACTCCAAGGAGGATCCCCGCACGTTCCAGAAGGGGAGGCCTGAGTACAGACCTCTCACCTGTGACAGTGCTGAGCCAGCACAGACCCTCCCTGCAGAGGAAGGGGACTCGATTTTACAGAGTGTGGCCGGGTGTGAGGGCAGCCCGGGAATTCTCACGGATTATTTCCTCAAGCTGAGCCGTCTGCCGGCGGAGCGACGCGCAGCGCTGGTGTCCGATCCCAGGTTCAGTGCCCTGTGCCACTGTGCTGTCACAGCCATCAGGTTGTTCAGCACCCCAGATCTCATCCAGATTTTAAAGGCTTGTGTCCCTTTGGCCGTGCCAGCCTCCCACCCCCTGCTCAACGCGTGCGAGGCCGAGTTCTGCCGGCGGGCGTGGGACatgggcctggagcagctgctgctggtggcggATTGCTGGCGCTGCCTGGACCGCAGCGTGCCCTCCTACCTGGGCATTCTGTTCAGCTATGCCAACCTGCACTGGAAGGACCTCACCTTGCCCCAGTTTGTGCAGCTCCTTTACATCATCGGGGAAGGCCGGAGGTCGCCCGCGGACTTGGTGCAGAAGGTGGAGAGCACGATCCTGAAGCACATGGACGCCTTCACCTTGGAGGAGCTGGGTGCCATCTGCTTGGGGCTCTTCAAGTCCCTCAGTGGGATTTCTGAGCACGTCATGAGGAGGATTGCAGACAGGGTGTCCCTGCAGATGGAGGACATGAGCACCTACGCCTTGGTGAACGTGCTCAAGATGCTGCGCTACACCCGCATGGACCACCTGCCCCTCATGAGGGAGCTCGGGAGGGTGATTCCTGCTCGGATTCCTGCAACAAACATCCAGGGCATCATGCACATCACTCTTACCTATTCATCCCTGCACTTCTTTGACGAGGATGTCTTGGCTGCTGTAGCCACCTCGTTGCCTTCCAAGGTGTCCTACTGCCGGAGCAAGGATGCTGCCAAATTCCTGTGGTCGTTTGGGTGCCTGGACTATGAACCTCCCAACGAGGAGGAGTTTTACTCCAGCCTGATAAAGCAATTGCATGCAAAACTCCATGAGTTTAGCAAGTTTCCAGAGCATCTCCTTACTGCTCTGCTTGGCCTGGCATTTGTCAAACGcttcccagaggagctgataGACTTGGCTTTGAGGGAGGAGTTTGTCCAGAAAACCAGAGGTAGCAAATACGAGCTCAACAAGGACCTGTTCACCCTTGGTAAGAGCGTGGAAATCGAGTGCCCGACCTACCGAGGCAGCCGCCTCACACCTCAGCTTTGTCAGGAGTTCACTGAGATGGTCTCAGGCTTTGCAGAGCGGGAAATCTACGTCAGGCCTGAAATCGTGGAAGCCACGTCCCTCCTGGAGAGCATGTTGGGAGGCCCTGAGTATGTGAAGAACCACATGATCCTGCCCCACACCAGGTCCAGCGACCTGGAGGTGCGTTTGGCCGCGGATGGACGTCCCATCCCTTTCAACTTCAAGGACCCTGTGACAGCCCGGAAGCTGAAAGACGTGGGAGTTAGTCTGACAGATGATTTAATGTCTCAGCTCATACAGGGGAGAGCTGATAGCCAGAGTCCCACAGAAGTGGGAAATGAAGCCAGGATTCCCAGACAGGAGAGAGGGGACACAACAGGCACACCGTGCTTGGGTGGAGCCCTTTCTGCAGGTGCCACATCACAGGCTGAGCCTAAACCAGGGCTCTGGCAGCCTGGGCAAGTGAGGCTGGCGCTGCAGGTGTCCAACAGGAACCACTTCTGCTACAGCTCCAGgcggctgctggggctgcactgcCTGAAGCGGCGGCAGCTGCGGCTGCTGGGCTACGTGGTGGTGGAGATTCCCTTCTGGGAATGGTTCCCTCTGCTCAAGCGCACGCGCTCCGAGAAGCTCAGCTACCTCCACTACAAAGTGttctgcccagcactgctcaccagGGCTGGCTAG
- the FASTKD5 gene encoding FAST kinase domain-containing protein 5, mitochondrial isoform X3, with protein sequence MATVLMCRRLPRLSRVTAFSTTAKRKAERGSSKSKKEKRDKPGAAKTGTQSGATIQLLKPQDYRVLYNPAAYAKGRAGSQQHVDRDGSQALGDTFTGPGTAQALQTFPTASSRALAPVRNALPKPKSSTLLEQTVLASLDKEEAEKEKREVHNSKEDPRTFQKGRPEYRPLTCDSAEPAQTLPAEEGDSILQSVAGCEGSPGILTDYFLKLSRLPAERRAALVSDPRFSALCHCAVTAIRLFSTPDLIQILKACVPLAVPASHPLLNACEAEFCRRAWDMGLEQLLLVADCWRCLDRSVPSYLGILFSYANLHWKDLTLPQFVQLLYIIGEGRRSPADLVQKVESTILKHMDAFTLEELGAICLGLFKSLSGISEHVMRRIADRVSLQMEDMSTYALVNVLKMLRYTRMDHLPLMRELGRVIPARIPATNIQGIMHITLTYSSLHFFDEDVLAAVATSLPSKVSYCRSKDAAKFLWSFGCLDYEPPNEEEFYSSLIKQLHAKLHEFSKFPEHLLTALLGLAFVKRFPEELIDLALREEFVQKTRGSKYELNKDLFTLGKSVEIECPTYRGSRLTPQLCQEFTEMVSGFAEREIYVRPEIVEATSLLESMLGGPEYVKNHMILPHTRSSDLEVRLAADGRPIPFNFKDPVTARKLKDVGVSLTDDLMSQLIQGRADSQSPTEVGNEARIPRQERGDTTGTPCLGGALSAGATSQAEPKPGLWQPGQVRLALQVSNRNHFCYSSRRLLGLHCLKRRQLRLLGYVVVEIPFWEWFPLLKRTRSEKLSYLHYKVFCPALLTRAG encoded by the coding sequence ATGGCTACGGTGCTAATGTGCCGAAGATtgcccaggctgagcagggTGACAGCGTTTTCGACCACAGCCAAGCGCAAGGCCGAGCGTGGAAGCAGcaaaagcaagaaggaaaagcGAGATaagccaggagcagccaagaCTGGGACCCAGTCAGGGGCTACAATCCAGCTGCTGAAGCCACAGGACTACAGAGTGTTGTATAATCCAGCTGCCTATGCcaaaggcagggctggctcccagcagcacgTGGATAGGGATGGCAGCCAGGCCCTCGGTGACACGTTCACCGGCCCTGGCACCGCGCAGGCTCTGCAGACATTCCCCACTGCCTCTTCCCGAGCTTTGGCGCCTGTCAGGAATGCCCTGCCCAAGCCCAAGTCCAGCACGCTCCTGGAGCAGACCGTCCTGGCCTCGCTGGACaaggaggaagcagagaaggaaaaacgGGAAGTGCACAACTCCAAGGAGGATCCCCGCACGTTCCAGAAGGGGAGGCCTGAGTACAGACCTCTCACCTGTGACAGTGCTGAGCCAGCACAGACCCTCCCTGCAGAGGAAGGGGACTCGATTTTACAGAGTGTGGCCGGGTGTGAGGGCAGCCCGGGAATTCTCACGGATTATTTCCTCAAGCTGAGCCGTCTGCCGGCGGAGCGACGCGCAGCGCTGGTGTCCGATCCCAGGTTCAGTGCCCTGTGCCACTGTGCTGTCACAGCCATCAGGTTGTTCAGCACCCCAGATCTCATCCAGATTTTAAAGGCTTGTGTCCCTTTGGCCGTGCCAGCCTCCCACCCCCTGCTCAACGCGTGCGAGGCCGAGTTCTGCCGGCGGGCGTGGGACatgggcctggagcagctgctgctggtggcggATTGCTGGCGCTGCCTGGACCGCAGCGTGCCCTCCTACCTGGGCATTCTGTTCAGCTATGCCAACCTGCACTGGAAGGACCTCACCTTGCCCCAGTTTGTGCAGCTCCTTTACATCATCGGGGAAGGCCGGAGGTCGCCCGCGGACTTGGTGCAGAAGGTGGAGAGCACGATCCTGAAGCACATGGACGCCTTCACCTTGGAGGAGCTGGGTGCCATCTGCTTGGGGCTCTTCAAGTCCCTCAGTGGGATTTCTGAGCACGTCATGAGGAGGATTGCAGACAGGGTGTCCCTGCAGATGGAGGACATGAGCACCTACGCCTTGGTGAACGTGCTCAAGATGCTGCGCTACACCCGCATGGACCACCTGCCCCTCATGAGGGAGCTCGGGAGGGTGATTCCTGCTCGGATTCCTGCAACAAACATCCAGGGCATCATGCACATCACTCTTACCTATTCATCCCTGCACTTCTTTGACGAGGATGTCTTGGCTGCTGTAGCCACCTCGTTGCCTTCCAAGGTGTCCTACTGCCGGAGCAAGGATGCTGCCAAATTCCTGTGGTCGTTTGGGTGCCTGGACTATGAACCTCCCAACGAGGAGGAGTTTTACTCCAGCCTGATAAAGCAATTGCATGCAAAACTCCATGAGTTTAGCAAGTTTCCAGAGCATCTCCTTACTGCTCTGCTTGGCCTGGCATTTGTCAAACGcttcccagaggagctgataGACTTGGCTTTGAGGGAGGAGTTTGTCCAGAAAACCAGAGGTAGCAAATACGAGCTCAACAAGGACCTGTTCACCCTTGGTAAGAGCGTGGAAATCGAGTGCCCGACCTACCGAGGCAGCCGCCTCACACCTCAGCTTTGTCAGGAGTTCACTGAGATGGTCTCAGGCTTTGCAGAGCGGGAAATCTACGTCAGGCCTGAAATCGTGGAAGCCACGTCCCTCCTGGAGAGCATGTTGGGAGGCCCTGAGTATGTGAAGAACCACATGATCCTGCCCCACACCAGGTCCAGCGACCTGGAGGTGCGTTTGGCCGCGGATGGACGTCCCATCCCTTTCAACTTCAAGGACCCTGTGACAGCCCGGAAGCTGAAAGACGTGGGAGTTAGTCTGACAGATGATTTAATGTCTCAGCTCATACAGGGGAGAGCTGATAGCCAGAGTCCCACAGAAGTGGGAAATGAAGCCAGGATTCCCAGACAGGAGAGAGGGGACACAACAGGCACACCGTGCTTGGGTGGAGCCCTTTCTGCAGGTGCCACATCACAGGCTGAGCCTAAACCAGGGCTCTGGCAGCCTGGGCAAGTGAGGCTGGCGCTGCAGGTGTCCAACAGGAACCACTTCTGCTACAGCTCCAGgcggctgctggggctgcactgcCTGAAGCGGCGGCAGCTGCGGCTGCTGGGCTACGTGGTGGTGGAGATTCCCTTCTGGGAATGGTTCCCTCTGCTCAAGCGCACGCGCTCCGAGAAGCTCAGCTACCTCCACTACAAAGTGttctgcccagcactgctcaccagGGCTGGCTAG
- the LZTS3 gene encoding leucine zipper putative tumor suppressor 3, with the protein MATLETLPVLSDPAYPSPENFHGFAPRYSQTIPKSTMGSVGSGVANDQEFAMKSVGTRTQSSGRQTEGPRNGYSAREIPHRYSGEEKTYKSEKVSNSLYINGDLRKSEKVKMDICGNVTTNNEKNLPPPPPQYREPGNPPKILPISGKLDQSNEPLVRPSAFKPVVPKNFHSMQNLCPPQSNGMAENRKSLNHANSNSPSAPKGGLDKSSLNRTTNQGGGLSDSGRNSLTSLPTYGTGYSQHVGPMSASTSHINRIGTTYVEKNIVGYNGISTSDSGRSSSKSTSSFNRLNHLNETMPFHSPSTDDIIQDLEDRLWEKEQEVLQMRRNLDKSEAAIFQVFEEKQKIWEREMEDLRQNYANKLQQVSKKAQRAQQALQLQIFKLQQEKKKLQDDMGQLLQQREELEKKFVAFKKEQAEFLPKIEETKWEVCQKAGEISLLKQQLKDSQADVSQKLNEIVGLRSQLKEGKNFLREKEEQILTLKDSYSSKSVNLEICEGELQRKMSEVQVLREKLNHCELEVSGLKRTLASMGPAGSFGGDLGEKLRDPLACESDEAKMQRQSEDSVNTLRREVERLQTELKLERQQREQQVMDFEEERRTWQEEKEKVIKYQKQLQLNYVEMYQKNQLLEHKVNEMNTKATSPPHTEEKKTWTPSRLERIESTEI; encoded by the exons ATGGCCACGCTAGAGACGCTGCCCGTCCTCAGTGACCCGGCCTACCCCAGCCCGGAGAACTTCCACGGCTTCGCCCCCCGGTATTCCCAGACCATCCCCAAGAGCACCATGGGGAGCGTGGGCAGCGGAGTGGCCAACGACCAGGAGTTCGCCATGAAGAGCGTGGGCACGCGGACGCAGAGCAGCGGCCGGCAGACGGAGGGGCCCCGCAACGGCTACTCCGCGCGGGAGATCCCCCACCGCTACTCCGGCGAGGAGAAGACCTACAAGTCGGAGAAAGTCTCCAACTCCCTCTACATCAACGGTGACCTGCGCAAGAGCGAGAAGGTGAAGATGGACATCTGCGGAAACGTGACCACCAACAACGAGAAGAacctgccgccgccgcccccccaGTACCGAGAGCCCGGTAACCCACCAAAGATTTTGCCAATCTCCGGCAAGCTAGACCAG agCAATGAGCCCTTAGTTAGACCCTCAGCCTTTAAACCAGTAGTTCCTAAAAACTTCCATTCCATGCAGAACCTCTGCCCGCCGCAGAGCAACGGGATGGCAGAGAACAGAAAGAGCTTGAACCATGCCAACAGCAATAGCCCGTCCGCACCCAAGGGTGGACTCGACAAGAGCAGCCTTAACAGGACTACAAACCAAGGCGGGGGGCTCTCGGATTCGGGCCGTAACTCGCTAACGAGCCTGCCCACCTACGGCACGGGCTACAGCCAGCACGTGGGCCCCATGAGCGCCTCCACGAGCCACATCAACCGCATCGGGACCACCTACGTGGAGAAGAACATCGTGGGATACAACGGGATATCTACCTCAGACAGCGGGCGCTCCTCGAGCAAGAGCACCTCGTCCTTCAACAGACTGAACCATCTCAACGAAACAATGCCTTTCCACTCGCCCTCGACCGACGACATCATCCAGGACCTGGAGGACCGGCTgtgggagaaggagcaggaggtgctgcagatGCGGAGGAACTTGGACAAGAGCGAGGCGGCCATCTTCCAGGTGTTCGAGGAGAAGCAGAAGATCTGGGAGAGGGAAATGGAGGACCTGAGGCAGAACTATGCCAACAAGTTGCAGCAGGTCTCCAAAAAGGCGCAGCGGGCTcagcaggctctgcagctccaaaTCTTCAAGctccagcaggagaaaaaaaaactccaggaCGACATGGGACAACTCCTCCAGCAAcgagaggagctggagaagaaatTTGTGGCTTTCAAGAAGGAGCAGGCTGAGTTTCTCCCAAAGATTGAAGAGACCAAGTGGGAG GTGTGCCAGAAGGCAGGTGAGatctccctgctcaagcagcagctgaaggactCCCAAGCCGACGTCTCCCAGAAGCTCAATGAGATCGTGGGACTGCGGTCGCAGCTCAAGGAAGGTAAGAACTTCCTCCGGGAGAAAGAGGAGCAGATCCTCACCCTGAAGGACTCCTACAGCTCCAAGAGTGTCAACCTGGAGATCTGCGAGGGCGAGCTGCAGAGGAAGATGAGCGAGGTCCAGGTGCTGAGGGAAAAACTGAACCACTGTGAGCTGGAGGTCTCCGGCCTGAAGCGGACACTTGCCAGCATGGGACCTGCGGGGTCTTTTGGCGGGGACCTGGGGGAGAAGCTGCGGGACCCGCTGGCCTGCGAGAGCGACGAGGCCAAGATGCAGCGGCAGAGCGAGGACAGCGTGAACACCCTGCGGAGGGAGGTGGAGCGGCTCCAGACAGAGCTGAAGCTGGAGCGGCAGCAGCGGGAGCAGCAGGTGATGGACTTCGAGGAGGAGCGGCGCAcgtggcaggaggagaaggagaaagtcATCAAGTaccagaagcagctgcagctgaactACGTGGAGATGTACCAGAAGAaccagctcctggagcacaAGGTCAACGAGATGAACACGAAGGCCACCAGTCCCCCGCACACCGAGGAGAAGAAGACGTGGACTCCCTCCAGACTCGAGCGGATAGAGTCCACCGAGATCTGA